In Burkholderiales bacterium, the following are encoded in one genomic region:
- the glyQ gene encoding glycine--tRNA ligase subunit alpha, which translates to MLTFQALILTLQDYWATQGCALLQPYDMEVGAGTSHTATFLRALGPEPWRAAYVQPSRRPKDGRYGDNPNRLQHYYQFQVVLKPAPRDILDLYINSLRAIGIDTTKNDVRFVEDDWENPTLGAWGLGWEVWLNGMEITQFTYFQQVGGLNCKPILGEITYGLERLAMYLQGVESVYDLVWTNSNNGGGKRGIERTLRYRDVYHQNEVEQSAYNFEHSNADLQFRHFADYESEAYRLIAANLPLPAYEMVLKAAHTFNLLDARGAISVTERAAYIGRIRNLARPVAQAYYESRERLGFPMLPKIETETTLVGQHV; encoded by the coding sequence ATGCTGACCTTTCAGGCGCTGATTCTCACTCTGCAGGATTATTGGGCCACGCAGGGCTGCGCGCTCTTGCAGCCTTACGACATGGAAGTCGGCGCCGGCACCTCGCATACCGCGACTTTTTTGCGCGCGCTCGGCCCCGAACCCTGGCGCGCTGCTTATGTGCAGCCATCGCGGCGGCCCAAGGACGGGCGCTATGGCGACAATCCGAATCGGCTCCAGCACTACTATCAGTTCCAAGTCGTGCTGAAACCGGCGCCGCGCGACATTCTCGATCTCTACATCAATTCGCTGCGCGCGATCGGCATCGACACGACGAAAAATGACGTGCGCTTCGTCGAGGATGATTGGGAAAATCCGACCTTGGGCGCGTGGGGCCTCGGCTGGGAAGTCTGGCTGAACGGCATGGAAATCACGCAGTTCACGTATTTCCAGCAGGTAGGCGGGCTGAACTGCAAACCCATCCTCGGTGAAATCACCTACGGCCTCGAACGGCTGGCGATGTATTTGCAGGGCGTGGAAAGCGTTTACGATCTGGTCTGGACGAATTCGAACAATGGTGGCGGCAAGCGCGGCATCGAGCGCACGTTACGCTACCGGGACGTTTATCACCAAAACGAAGTCGAGCAATCAGCCTACAATTTTGAGCACTCGAATGCCGACTTGCAGTTCAGGCATTTCGCCGATTACGAGTCCGAGGCCTATCGCCTGATCGCCGCCAATCTGCCGCTGCCAGCTTACGAGATGGTGCTGAAAGCCGCGCACACGTTCAATCTGCTCGATGCGCGTGGCGCGATTTCGGTGACCGAGCGCGCGGCTTACATCGGCCGCATTCGGAATTTGGCCAGGCCCGTCGCGCAGGCTTATTACGAATCGCGCGAACGCTTGGGCTTTCCGATGCTGCCGAAAATCGAAACCGAAACAACGCTCGTCGGACAGCACGTATGA